In Athalia rosae chromosome 6, iyAthRosa1.1, whole genome shotgun sequence, one DNA window encodes the following:
- the LOC105693992 gene encoding steroid receptor RNA activator 1-like, producing MEEKSTGEPIPISTQKSLASSHDAGWNDPPKWAYSQSPNLSTTPTKRVLNKRVAFPLGSTPPTSNFDPYQSLPPPPANMPPPPLTSVKLTTAPHQPFGTPSSGSIEKSSNDPIIKIDKDQALIDSLENFEAVINANEELKNKADDIRRRLNPMKTAWTEDKLNESIQQRILELSNALRNKDVPTADKIHVSLMVDHATLCSPWIPVIRHIIMASREQRLQQANPTADETVCPYLLPTEPSSTLTE from the exons atggaagaaaaatctacAG GAGAGCCAATACCCATTTCCACACAGAAGTCCTTGGCTTCTTCGCATGATGCCGGATGGAATGATCCTCCTAAGTGGGCTTATTCACAGTCCCCAAATTTGTCAACTACTCCAACAAAGAGAGTTTTAAACAAAAGAGTTGCTTTCCCTTTGGGATCCACTCCACCAACTTCCAACTTTGACCCCTATCAGTCATTACCTCCTCCACCAGCCAACATGCCTCCACCTCCACTTACTTCAGTGAAATTAACCACTGCTCCTCATCAGCCCTTTGGAACTCCAAGTTCAGGAAGTATAGAGAAGAGTTCAAATGATCCCATCATAAAAATCGACAAGGATCAGGCATTGATAGACTCTTTAGAAAACTTTGAAGCTGTGATTAATGCAAATGAGGAACTTAAGAACAAGGCAGATGACATTCGGCGCAGATTGAATCCAATGAAAACCGCTTGGACAGAGGATAAGCTGAATGAAAGTATACAGCAGAGAATTCTCGAATTATCTAATG CTCTGAGAAACAAAGATGTACCAACTGCAGACAAGATCCACGTATCTCTGATGGTTGATCACGCTACGCTATGCAGTCCTTGGATTCCTGTAATAAGGCACATAATTATGGCTTCCCGAGAGCAACGTTTGCAACAAGCAAATCCAACAGCAGATGAAACCGTGTGTCCTTATCTCCTTCCCACAGAGCCTTCTTCAACCCTAACCGAATAA
- the LOC105693982 gene encoding relaxin receptor 1 isoform X1 — MKYKHTAKVGISLVSFLILLSGLMYYFGQDKCPKGTFPCANCTICISQSAWCNGLIDCPNGDDENEEECFDSAGSWGFFFKNRTTSKCVPSDTEEVFVCPELCDCGNTTCEVSCENVGYEEIPGNMSKGMKKIALRGNFITAVLRKNLSPYKKLRSLYLNENRIIHIEHGAFENQKQLIWLVLSSNRLNEIHKGDFMGLESLEMLLIEDNLIEFADLSDFANQSTLEWIGLTKNMICSNCLTLPYLPCLKDLYLDMNQIEEISENLLSTLPSLTGLSLQNNKIRSIHENAFRNLHELSELNLAFNRIVKLPTDLFLSMGNLQTLRLGFNPIENLTISVLRPLQALQSLDVQEIEIDNMDKNMFAMLPNLYFVYFKKFHYCTTYAPHVQVCRPRTDGVSSLSHLLGKPILRAAVWGISCVTCLGNTLVLWGRLTARDENRVLSIIIRNLAVSDMLMGIYLLIIAIKDTEFRNNYNLMANDWMSSWNCTLVGILAMISSEVSVLILSFMSVERFMLIASPLSKHRPLTARDAYSSMIVIWVTGVTIAFVPVIHWRSSTRFYGANGLCFPLHIDNPFFVGWEYSAFIFLGLNLSGLLVIGYAYTGMFTSIWRTRHATSLAVRDSEFALRFFFIVLTDAACWVPIIILKIAAMTNYPVPPDLHAWIVVFILPVNSAVNPLLYTFTTPKFREILGEGWFGRIRNFVSRRQSGQESQISRASSNKNVMNAMSRDNKDPEMNVPGFRYVMTNDENSKP; from the exons ATGAAGTATAAACACACCGCCAAAGTCGGAATATCCTTGGTATCCTTTCTCATCCTTCTCTCTGGTTTGATGTACTACTTTGGACAAG ACAAGTGTCCCAAGGGAACATTTCCGTGTGCGAATTGCACGATCTGTATTTCCCAAAGCGCTTGGTGCAACGGATTGATAGACTGCCCAAACGGTGATGAcgagaatgaagaagaatGCT TTGACTCCGCCGGGAGTTGGggattctttttcaaaaaccgaacgacCTCAAAATGCGTACCGTCTGATACAGAGG AAGTTTTCGTATGCCCCGAACTATGCGACTGCGGTAACACCACGTGTGAAGTATCGTGCGAAAACGTTGGATACGAAGAGATTCCCGGAAACATGTctaagggaatgaaaaaaat AGCACTGCGGGGTAATTTTATAACAGCTGTATTGAGAAAAAACTTAAGCCCTTACAAAAAGCTCAGATCTTT ATACTTGAACGAGAACCGAATAATACATATCGAGCATGGTGCTTTCGAAAATCAGAAACAACTGATCTGGTT AGTTTTATCCAGTAACAGACtgaatgaaattcataaaGGAGATTTCATGGGCTTAGAATCCTTGGAGATGCTCCTCATCGAGGATAATCTAATCGAGTTTGCGGACCTCTCAGATTTCGCTAATCAATCAACTTTGGAGTGGAt AGGACTGACGAAGAATATGATATGTTCGAATTGTTTGACACTTCCTTATCTTCCGTGCTTGAAGGATCT GTACTTGGACATGAATCAAATCGAGGAGATCTCAGAAAATTTATTGTCCACGTTACCAAGCCTCACCGGACt GAGCTTGCAGAATAATAAGATTCGTTCGATACACGAAAACGCCTTTCGGAATCTACACGAACTCTCCGAACT TAATCTAGCATTCAACAGGATCGTCAAGTTGCCAACAGACTTATTTCTTTCCATGGGAAATTTGCAGACATT GAGACTCGGTTTTAATCCCATTGAGAATTTGACCATATCTGTTTTGCGCCCTCTGCAAGCTCTTCAATCTCT AGATGTTCAGGAAATCGAAATTGACAATATGGATAAAAACATGTTCGCGATGCTGCCGAATTTATACTTCGT ttacttcaaaaaatttcactactGTACAACTTACGCACCCCACGTCCAAGTGTGCCGACCTAGAACCGatg GAGTATCCTCGCTATCTCATCTGCTAGGAAAGCCGATTCTGCGAGCTGCTGTTTGGGGTATTTCTTGCGTAACGTGTTTGGGAAATACTTTGGTCCTTTGGGGGAGGCTGACAGCGAGAGATGAAAATCGCGTGCTCAGCATAATCATCCGAAATTTAGCAG tATCCGATATGCTGATGGGTATCTATCTTTTGATAATCGCAATAAAAGACACGGAATTCCGCAACAATTACAATCTGATGGCCAACGATTGGATGAGCTCCTGGAACTGCACGCTAGTTGGAATCTTGGCAATGATCTCCTCCGAG GTGTCCGTGTTAATTCTGTCGTTCATGTCCGTGGAAAGATTCATGCTGATCGCATCTCCTTTGAGCAAACATCGGCCATTGACCGCTCGGGATGCCTACTCGTCAATGATCGTTATATGGGTTACCGGTGTAACGATTGCATTCGTACCAg tcaTACACTGGCGAAGCAGCACTAGATTTTACGGAGCGAATGGACTGTGCTTTCCTCTGCACATAGACAACCCTTTTTTCGTTGGTTGGGAGTATTCGGCCTTCATTTTCCTTGGACTAAATTTATCGGG gTTGTTGGTAATCGGATACGCGTATACCGGAATGTTCACGAGTATTTGGAGAACGCGACACGCGACGTCCTTGGCAGTCAGAGACTCGGAATTTGCGTtaagatttttcttcatcgttcTAACAGACGCCGCTTGTTGGGTGCCGATTATTATCCTGAAAATCGCCGCCATGACCAATTACCCCGTTCCAC CTGATCTTCATGCCTGGATCGTAGTTTTCATCCTACCAGTTAATAGCGCTGTAAATCCCTTACTCTACACATTCACAACTCCTAAGTTTCGCGAGATATTGGGAGAAGGATGGTTTGGAAGAATCCGCAACTTCGTCAGCAGGAGACAGTCTGGACAAG AATCGCAGATATCGAGAGCATCGAGCAACAAAAATGTGATGAACGCTATGTCGAGAGATAACAAAGATCCTGAAATGAACGTTCCAGGATTTCGTTACGTCATGACGAACGACG aaaattcgaaaccgTGA
- the LOC105693982 gene encoding relaxin receptor 1 isoform X2: MKYKHTAKVGISLVSFLILLSGLMYYFGQDKCPKGTFPCANCTICISQSAWCNGLIDCPNGDDENEEECFDSAGSWGFFFKNRTTSKCVPSDTEEVFVCPELCDCGNTTCEVSCENVGYEEIPGNMSKGMKKIALRGNFITAVLRKNLSPYKKLRSLYLNENRIIHIEHGAFENQKQLIWFNRLNEIHKGDFMGLESLEMLLIEDNLIEFADLSDFANQSTLEWIGLTKNMICSNCLTLPYLPCLKDLYLDMNQIEEISENLLSTLPSLTGLSLQNNKIRSIHENAFRNLHELSELNLAFNRIVKLPTDLFLSMGNLQTLRLGFNPIENLTISVLRPLQALQSLDVQEIEIDNMDKNMFAMLPNLYFVYFKKFHYCTTYAPHVQVCRPRTDGVSSLSHLLGKPILRAAVWGISCVTCLGNTLVLWGRLTARDENRVLSIIIRNLAVSDMLMGIYLLIIAIKDTEFRNNYNLMANDWMSSWNCTLVGILAMISSEVSVLILSFMSVERFMLIASPLSKHRPLTARDAYSSMIVIWVTGVTIAFVPVIHWRSSTRFYGANGLCFPLHIDNPFFVGWEYSAFIFLGLNLSGLLVIGYAYTGMFTSIWRTRHATSLAVRDSEFALRFFFIVLTDAACWVPIIILKIAAMTNYPVPPDLHAWIVVFILPVNSAVNPLLYTFTTPKFREILGEGWFGRIRNFVSRRQSGQESQISRASSNKNVMNAMSRDNKDPEMNVPGFRYVMTNDGNKVA, translated from the exons ATGAAGTATAAACACACCGCCAAAGTCGGAATATCCTTGGTATCCTTTCTCATCCTTCTCTCTGGTTTGATGTACTACTTTGGACAAG ACAAGTGTCCCAAGGGAACATTTCCGTGTGCGAATTGCACGATCTGTATTTCCCAAAGCGCTTGGTGCAACGGATTGATAGACTGCCCAAACGGTGATGAcgagaatgaagaagaatGCT TTGACTCCGCCGGGAGTTGGggattctttttcaaaaaccgaacgacCTCAAAATGCGTACCGTCTGATACAGAGG AAGTTTTCGTATGCCCCGAACTATGCGACTGCGGTAACACCACGTGTGAAGTATCGTGCGAAAACGTTGGATACGAAGAGATTCCCGGAAACATGTctaagggaatgaaaaaaat AGCACTGCGGGGTAATTTTATAACAGCTGTATTGAGAAAAAACTTAAGCCCTTACAAAAAGCTCAGATCTTT ATACTTGAACGAGAACCGAATAATACATATCGAGCATGGTGCTTTCGAAAATCAGAAACAACTGATCTGGTT TAACAGACtgaatgaaattcataaaGGAGATTTCATGGGCTTAGAATCCTTGGAGATGCTCCTCATCGAGGATAATCTAATCGAGTTTGCGGACCTCTCAGATTTCGCTAATCAATCAACTTTGGAGTGGAt AGGACTGACGAAGAATATGATATGTTCGAATTGTTTGACACTTCCTTATCTTCCGTGCTTGAAGGATCT GTACTTGGACATGAATCAAATCGAGGAGATCTCAGAAAATTTATTGTCCACGTTACCAAGCCTCACCGGACt GAGCTTGCAGAATAATAAGATTCGTTCGATACACGAAAACGCCTTTCGGAATCTACACGAACTCTCCGAACT TAATCTAGCATTCAACAGGATCGTCAAGTTGCCAACAGACTTATTTCTTTCCATGGGAAATTTGCAGACATT GAGACTCGGTTTTAATCCCATTGAGAATTTGACCATATCTGTTTTGCGCCCTCTGCAAGCTCTTCAATCTCT AGATGTTCAGGAAATCGAAATTGACAATATGGATAAAAACATGTTCGCGATGCTGCCGAATTTATACTTCGT ttacttcaaaaaatttcactactGTACAACTTACGCACCCCACGTCCAAGTGTGCCGACCTAGAACCGatg GAGTATCCTCGCTATCTCATCTGCTAGGAAAGCCGATTCTGCGAGCTGCTGTTTGGGGTATTTCTTGCGTAACGTGTTTGGGAAATACTTTGGTCCTTTGGGGGAGGCTGACAGCGAGAGATGAAAATCGCGTGCTCAGCATAATCATCCGAAATTTAGCAG tATCCGATATGCTGATGGGTATCTATCTTTTGATAATCGCAATAAAAGACACGGAATTCCGCAACAATTACAATCTGATGGCCAACGATTGGATGAGCTCCTGGAACTGCACGCTAGTTGGAATCTTGGCAATGATCTCCTCCGAG GTGTCCGTGTTAATTCTGTCGTTCATGTCCGTGGAAAGATTCATGCTGATCGCATCTCCTTTGAGCAAACATCGGCCATTGACCGCTCGGGATGCCTACTCGTCAATGATCGTTATATGGGTTACCGGTGTAACGATTGCATTCGTACCAg tcaTACACTGGCGAAGCAGCACTAGATTTTACGGAGCGAATGGACTGTGCTTTCCTCTGCACATAGACAACCCTTTTTTCGTTGGTTGGGAGTATTCGGCCTTCATTTTCCTTGGACTAAATTTATCGGG gTTGTTGGTAATCGGATACGCGTATACCGGAATGTTCACGAGTATTTGGAGAACGCGACACGCGACGTCCTTGGCAGTCAGAGACTCGGAATTTGCGTtaagatttttcttcatcgttcTAACAGACGCCGCTTGTTGGGTGCCGATTATTATCCTGAAAATCGCCGCCATGACCAATTACCCCGTTCCAC CTGATCTTCATGCCTGGATCGTAGTTTTCATCCTACCAGTTAATAGCGCTGTAAATCCCTTACTCTACACATTCACAACTCCTAAGTTTCGCGAGATATTGGGAGAAGGATGGTTTGGAAGAATCCGCAACTTCGTCAGCAGGAGACAGTCTGGACAAG AATCGCAGATATCGAGAGCATCGAGCAACAAAAATGTGATGAACGCTATGTCGAGAGATAACAAAGATCCTGAAATGAACGTTCCAGGATTTCGTTACGTCATGACGAACGACGGTAATAAAGTGGcctga